In a genomic window of Wyeomyia smithii strain HCP4-BCI-WySm-NY-G18 chromosome 1, ASM2978416v1, whole genome shotgun sequence:
- the LOC129723062 gene encoding zinc finger protein 675-like — translation MMDSYCRLCGCNSPDLVSIYTIQGKATSYVSKINRYLYLLVTPEDQLPKVICWMCSQQLDSFHIFHTKINEIQQKLLKDCYMKYVIEINGKRNDTHDALGEYLPVESEHDGKAKDEYATIQLIPSHKADDSFLVVKTESSANLTNFDKQSRQMSTLQKDKTESLVEVFEIRKSTRRNIVSRNRKTKYQKENQMESGDENHVKHKSFNVKYPENLRNVTESKFLQQDNDESLISASSTNATKLPASKALETYVQSNQTKVANHTAEEMSEGESENEFPARDSDNEEWPAAETMEKFPTKIIQDGLLTVKGKELMQMINNFYNLLCDICEGRPKRFKTFPDLFSHQKTIHNQEGHVLCCQTKFFRYPAIIMHMARHIQPEAFKCDICGYMVTRPRFLISHRQTHLPEDQKPYACNHCPKRFCWKRALHVHLNLHKTPEERVVYECLACKKTYDTPGGLSAHKKNVHVNPQAPRVSHVCEICANRFATSSGLKEHMLTIHQPREKGLMQCPECFKWLMNSRCLKVHMQLHSKEDLHCGQCNYLTKKQSLLRRHMITHHQEERPFYCEKCGSTFKHKRALTVHIGIKHGIEKHNYKCNFCDRTFASSTNFYTHRKNRHPDELASMKEHKEQEKKLQRIKAGVEPDDIPSSKESTITTAADGTRIITISSREYGLQEPMDEMIVLDATDYT, via the exons ATGATGGATTCATATTGCCGACTTTGTGGGTGTAACTCTCCTGATCTCGTCAGTATCTACACTATACAAGGAAAGGCAACATCATACGTTAGTAAAATAAATCGCTACCTATATCTCTTGGTAACACCCGAGGATCAACTACCGAAAGTAATCTGCTGGATGTGCTCACAGCAGTTAGATTCGTTTCACATATTTCACACGAAAATCAATGAGATTCAGCAAAAGTTATTAAAGGATTGCTACATGAAATATGTTATTGAGATAAATGGAAAGCGAAATGATACACATGATGCATTGGGGGAATATTTACCAGTTGAATCCGAACATGATGGGAAAGCAAAAGATGAGTATGCTACCATTCAACTAATCCCTTCACATAAAGCTGATGATTCGTTTTTGGTAGTGAAGACCGAATCTAGCGCTAATCTTACGAATTTTGATAAGCAAAGCAGGCAAATGAGCACACTACAAAAGGATAAAACTGAATCATTAGTAGAAGTGTTTGAAATAAGAAAGAGCACTCGTAGAAATATAgtgtccagaaaccgaaaaacaaaatatcaaaaagaaaACCAAATGGAAAGCGGTGACGAAAACCATGTAAAACATAAAAGTTTCAATGTGAAATATCCTGAAAATCTTCGAAATGTCACAGAATCCAAATTTCTTCAACAAGATAATGATGAATCGTTAATAAGTGCAAGCTCTACGAATGCTACTAAACTACCGGCTTCAAAGGCATTAGAAACATATGTGCagtcaaatcaaacaaaagtagcAAATCATACTGCCGAAGAGATGAGCGAAGGCGAAAGTGAGAATGAGTTTCCCGCACGTGATTCTGACAATGAAGAATGGCCAGCAGCAGAAACAATGGAAAAATTTCCAACAAAGATCATACAGGACGGACTGTTAACAGTAAAAGGAAAGGAATTAATGCAAATGATAAATAA tttctaCAATCTGTTATGCGATATATGTGAAGGCAGACCCAAACGTTTCAA AACTTTTCCAGAtctattttcgcatcaaaaaaCTATCCACAACCAAGAGGGACATGTACTATGCTGCCAAACTAAATTTTTCCGCTATCCAGCAATTATAATGCACATGGCTCGTCATATTCAACCGGAAGCCTTCAA ATGCGATATTTGCGGTTATATGGTCACGAGACCTCGGTTTCTTATTTCACATCGACAAACACATTTACCAGAAGACCAAAAACCATACGCATGCAATCATTGCCCAAAGCGATTTTGTTGGAAACGTGCACTCCATGTCCATCTCAACTTACACAAAACACCTGAAGAACGAGTTGTATATGAGTGCCTTGCGTGCAAAAAAAC ATACGATACTCCTGGTGGTCTGTCCGCGCATAAGAAAAATGTGCATGTTAATCCGCAAGCTCCGAGAGTCTCGCATGTATGTGAAATTTGCGCCAATAGATTTGCTACAAGTTCTGGTTTAAAAGAACACATGCTCACAATCCATCAACCGCGAGAGAAAGGACTAATGCAATGTCCTGAGTGTTTCAAATGGCTGATGAATAGTCGCTGCCTTAAAGTTCATATGCAGTTGCATTCTAAAGAAGATTTACATTGTGGTCAATGTAAttatttgacgaaaaaacaatCACTTCTCAGGCGTCACATGATTACACACCACCAAGAAGAAAGGCCTTTCTATTGCGAAAAATGTGGCAGCACATTCAAGCACAAGCGAGCGCTAACCGTTCATATTGGGATCAAACACGGAATTGAAAAACACAACTACAAATGTAACTTTTGCGATCGCACATTCGCTAGTTCCACTAACTTTTATACACATCGAAAAAATAGACATCCCGATGAACTTGCATCAATGAAGGAACATAAGGAGCAAGAGAAAAAACTACAGAGAATAAAGGCTGGTGTAGAGCCTGACGACATCCCGTCCTCTAAAGAGTCAACTATTACAACGGCTGCAGATGGAACTCGCATTATTACGATTAGTAGTAGAGAATATGGTCTTCAAGAACCAATGGACGAAATGATCGTTCTAGATGCTACAGATTATAcatag
- the LOC129723054 gene encoding uncharacterized protein LOC129723054: MDSADESSCMLCDAPNSACDMVQCDSCHQWAHFFCVGVTKAIEDRDWNCKKCTKELLVPKTNKQSKRTGSQKSKSDGGSEHELSTSFATSLRKLEEEQRIKEKEMAEEMILQERRLEMERILKEKKRQMETKLLEKQLSQERESKKQQLEEERQMLERQLEEEKTFLEERKNMQQEFQAAKQMIAEKYVRQGITLNKDRHEERGMFFGEKIDFWMQKQGENSRHEPKKGVEEQNCIDEIEAEDSDQNSEGSSVVSYHDDVPEKYSTEETRNRNRIRQPTKLSAEHIAARQAISKHLPVFKGEPEVWPIFISSFEFTTEACGFSNLDNLKRLQDSLQGNALEAVRSRLVLPSSVPDVIEDLRRLFGKPEKLLKTLLTKVRNSPAPRADRLDTFIQFGLTVKQLCDHLEAANLKEHLSNPMLVQELVEKLPPNYRLDWVRFKRGKNGTPLRMFTDFMNDIVSDVSEVTEFVPPGVWESSSPSFSKANTKRKEFMHVHNAVSSRTEDHSDIKGVKPCWVCRRTDHKLRFCDDFKRMSLVNRLKVVEKNKLCTLCLNNHGKSTCNFKIRCNVGGCRGGHHPLLHRVEAAVQISNVKCHAHDRIGRSVIFRIAPISLHVGDRVATLLAFFDEGSSATLIEESVAKQLNIKGVAEPLVVTWTGNVKKYENTSVRANVKLSAQGSDTMLPLTNVRTVKQLMLPEQDLQSQELTNRYPHLSNIPVANYERSRPGIIIGLDNLHIFAPLNSRVGPAGEPIAVFTKIGWMIYGPEPRKTTAEVSLNFHSYEAITNERLHDLIREQYVVENLTTPFEGLLESSENQRARAILEATTIRVDDRFETGMLWRADTRHFPDSYPMAVRRLISLEKKLDRDPELFQSVHQQIRKGALGCVAYFRAIVEGNVRCVLVASRVKVAPLKPVSIPRLELQAAVIGARLASAVRKNHSFDTETQFFWSDSTTVLSWIRSDHRRYKEYVGHRVGEILSISRLPEWKWIPTKLNVADQLTKWTRDPEMNAASTWFNGPDFMYLGEENWPKQRAVQAETEEEIKVHLMIHDVEVPAAVIKVERISKWNILVRTLASVYRFLSNCKRKINRSPLETLRASLRQANLLKSIKYPVVITPLKQQELGKAEQTLFKMAQIAVFEPEFKILKKNAELPMEKWLKLEKSSLLYKLTPLVDGQGIIRSEGRTGRAEFLPFDLRFPIILPKDHIITAKLVQHFHEKFGHGGRETVKNELRQRFLIPKVGAVIAKVAKTCVWCKVKRNHPATPRMAALPVQRLMPYLRCFSYVGVDYLGPFTVVVNRHSEKRWIVLFTCLVVRAVHLEVAHSLTTQSCLMAIRRFICRRGPPLEFFSDNGTNLKGTSKESKANMQAIGEESANEFTSARTKWTFSPPATPHMGGVWERLVRSVKAVLSVLDDGRRLTDEVLLTSITEAEDIVNSRPLVYASQESEEALTPNNFLRGVSPNEPRQGTPPTYPAKALRDSFHRSQQLTEEMWKKWIREYVPSISGRPKWFAESKNLQVGDLVYVVEGNKRKCWVRGIVENPIVSGDGRVRQAWIRTNSGLCKRAATNLAVLEITDSDTEPEVASGTGSRAGACCERYHRAYSSLSGIRQNNHQHTVGCPGSGEKITSADVITRGAPASRATARTIEKVTVQDQKW, translated from the coding sequence ATGGATTCTGCCGATGAGTCATCATGTATGCTATGCGATGCCCCCAATAGTGCATGTGATATGGTACAGTGTGATTCTTGCCATCAGTGGGCGCATTTTTTCTGCGTCGGGGTAACGAAGGCAATTGAAGATCGTGACTGGAACTGTAAAAAATGCACTAAAGAGTTGCTGGTTCCAAAAACGAACAAACAGTCGAAAAGGACTGGAAGCCAGAAATCCAAAAGTGATGGAGGGTCTGAGCACGAATTGAGTACGTCTTTCGCCACTTCATTACGAAAATTGGAAGAAGAGCAACGAATTAAGGAAAAAGAAATGGCAGAGGAAATGATTCTTCAAGAAAGAAGGTTAGAAATGGAGAGAATATTAAAGGAGAAAAAAAGACAGATGGAGACCAAACTTCTCGAAAAGCAATTGTCACAAGAAAGAGAATCGAAAAAGCAGCAATTGGAGGAAGAGCGGCAAATGTTAGAAAGACAgttggaagaagaaaaaacgTTTTTGGAGGAAAGGAAGAATATGCAGCAGGAATTTCAAGCAGCGAAACAGATGATTGCAGAGAAGTACGTTAGGCAAGGCATTACATTAAATAAAGATAGACATGAAGAAAGGGGTATGTTTTTTGGCGAAAAGATTGATTTTTGGATGCAAAAGCAAGGAGAAAATTCAAGACACGAACCCAAGAAAGGTGTAGAGGAGCAAAATTGTATTGATGAAATTGAGGCAGAAGACAGCGATCAGAATTCTGAGGGAAGTTCTGTGGTGAGTTACCATGATGATGTTCCGGAAAAGTACAGTACAGAGGAAACGCGAAACCGAAATAGAATTCGACAGCCTACGAAATTATCTGCAGAACATATAGCAGCTCGCCAGGCGATCTCGAAGCACTTACCCGTGTTCAAAGGTGAACCGGAGGTGTGGCCAATATTTATCAGTAGTTTCGAATTTACAACAGAAGCCTGTGGTTTTTCAAACTTAGACAACCTAAAACGACTACAAGATAGTCTGCAAGGGAATGCTCTAGAGGCGGTGCGTAGTAGATTGGTACTTCCAAGTTCAGTCCCGGACGTCATAGAAGACCTTCGCCGATTATTTGGGAAACCGGAAAAGCTGCTGAAAACCCTTCTCACAAAAGTACGCAATTCGCCAGCACCTAGAGCCGATCGTCTGGACACATTTATTCAGTTTGGGCTGACAGTAAAACAACTTTGCGACCACTTGGAAGCGGCAAATTTAAAGGAACACCTAAGCAATCCAATGTTAGTTCAAGAGTTGGTGGAAAAACTTCCTCCCAACTATCGGCTAGACTGGGTCCGATTCAAACGAGGGAAAAATGGAACGCCTCTCAGGATGTTTACTGACTTTATGAACGACATCGTATCCGACGTGTCCGAGGTGACAGAGTTTGTTCCTCCTGGTGTATGGGAATCGTCATCGCCGTCGTTCAGTAAAGCGAATACAAAACGGAAGGAGTTTATGCATGTGCATAATGCTGTATCCAGCAGAACCGAAGATCATTCAGACATTAAAGGAGTCAAACCATGTTGGGTCTGCAGAAGAACAGATCATAAACTCAGATTCTGCGACGATTTTAAACGGATGTCCTTGGTTAACAGGTTGAAAGTggtagagaaaaataaattgtgtACGCTTTGTCTTAACAATCATGGGAAAAGTACATGCAATTTCAAAATTCGCTGCAATGTTGGTGGCTGCCGAGGCGGTCATCACCCATTGTTACATCGAGTTGAAGCAGCCGTTCAGATTTCAAATGTGAAATGCCACGCTCACGATCGAATAGGTCGATCGGTTATTTTCCGAATAGCACCAATTAGCCTACATGTTGGCGATCGCGTCGCCACCCTTCTGGCATTCTTTGACGAAGGGTCATCTGCTACGCTAATTGAGGAATCGGTGGCAAAGCAGTTGAATATTAAAGGAGTTGCAGAGCCTTTGGTGGTTACGTGGActggaaatgttaaaaaatatgaaaatacatCAGTAAGAGCTAACGTAAAATTGTCTGCACAAGGATCTGACACCATGTTGCCATTGACAAATGTACGCACTGTGAAACAGTTAATGTTGCCTGAGCAAGATCTACAGTCTCAAGAACTAACAAATCGATACCCGCATCTTAGCAATATTCCCGTGGCAAATTATGAACGTTCTAGGCCCGGAATAATTATAGGTTTAGATAATTTACACATTTTCGCACCTCTTAACTCGCGCGTCGGTCCAGCAGGAGAGCCAATCGCTGTGTTCACGAAAATAGGCTGGATGATATACGGGCCTGAGCCCCGGAAAACGACTGCAGAAGTAAGCCTGAATTTTCATTCATACGAAGCGATAACGAATGAACGGCTTCACGATCTAATTCGAGAACAATATGTTGTAGAAAACTTAACCACTCCTTTCGAAGGCTTATTGGAATCTTCGGAGAATCAACGAGCACGAGCAATTCTCGAAGCCACTACAATTCGCGTTGATGACCGTTTCGAAACGGGTATGCTGTGGCGTGCTGATACGCGCCATTTTCCTGACAGTTACCCAATGGCTGTCCGAAGATTGATATCATTGGAGAAAAAGCTGGACAGGGATCCAGAATTGTTTCAGAGCGTACATCAGCAGATTCGAAAAGGAGCGCTAGGGTGTGTTGCATACTTTCGAGCGATTGTGGAAGGAAATGTGCGATGCGTGCTGGTGGCAAGCCGCGTGAAAGTCGCACCATTAAAACCTGTCTCTATCCCTCGTCTAGAGTTGCAAGCAGCAGTCATAGGAGCCCGGCTGGCATCCGCAGTACGAAAAAATCATTCTTTCGATACTGAAACGCAATTCTTCTGGTCGGATTCAACCACTGTTCTCTCGTGGATCAGGTCAGACCATCGTCGTTATAAAGAGTACGTAGGACATCGCGTGGGTGAAATTTTATCCATCAGCCGGCTGCCTGAATGGAAATGGATTCCCACAAAACTGAACGTGGCCGATCAACTGACGAAATGGACTAGGGACCCGGAGATGAACGCTGCTTCCACTTGGTTCAATGGACCAGATTTCATGTACCTTGGAGAAGAAAACTGGCCGAAGCAAAGGGCGGTTCAGGCTGAAACAGAGGAAGAAATAAAAGTGCATCTTATGATTCACGATGTTGAGGTGCCAGCAGCAGTTATAAAAGTCGAGCGTATATCAAAATGGAACATCTTGGTTCGAACGTTAGCAAGCGTCTATCGGTTCCTGTCGAACTGTAAAAGGAAAATAAATCGTTCACCACTAGAAACGTTGAGAGCTTCGCTTAGACAAGCGAATCTtctaaaatcaataaaatatccAGTAGTAATAACCCCCTTAAAACAGCAAGAACTAGGAAAGGCAGAACAGACGCTTTTCAAAATGgcacaaattgctgtttttgagCCTGAATTTAAAATTCTCAAAAAGAACGCAGAATTACCGATGGAAAAGTGGTTGAAGCTAGAAAAATCTAGCTTGCTTTATAAACTTACTCCGTTAGTCGACGGCCAAGGAATTATTCGTTCTGAAGGCCGTACTGGTAGGGCCGAGTTTTTGCCATTCGACTTAAGGTTTCCTATCATACTACCAAAGGATCATATCATTACAGCAAAACTCGTCCagcattttcatgaaaaatttggACATGGTGGGCGTGAAACGGTTAAAAATGAACTTAGGCAGCGTTTCTTGATACCGAAAGTAGGAGCAGTAATTGCAAAAGTTGCCAAGACGTGCGTTTGGTGTAAGGTAAAGCGAAATCACCCGGCGACTCCTAGAATGGCAGCTCTTCCTGTTCAAAGACTTATGCCCTACCTGCGCTGTTTCAGCTACGTGGGTGTGGACTATTTGGGGCCGTTCACGGTAGTTGTGAACAGGCACAGTGAAAAACGGTGGATCGTCTTATTCACATGTTTAGTAGTACGAGCAGTTCATCTGGAAGTAGCTCATTCGCTGACTACACAATCCTGTCTCATGGCAATTCGCCGTTTCATCTGCCGACGTGGTCCCCCcttagaatttttttctgataatgGGACGAACTTGAAGGGTACGAGCAAAGAGTCAAAGGCGAATATGCAGGCAATTGGAGAAGAGAGTGCCAATGAATTCACTTCAGCTCGTACGAAGTGGACATTTAGCCCCCCAGCTACCCCCCATATGGGTGGGGTGTGGGAAAGACTTGTCCGGTCAGTAAAGGCAGTCTTGTCAGTTCTAGATGATGGACGACGATTAACAGATGAAGTTTTATTAACATCAATAACCGAAGCTGAGGATATAGTGAACTCGCGTCCTCTTGTCTACGCATCACAGGAATCGGAGGAGGCGTTGACACCAAATAATTTTCTTCGGGGAGTGTCCCCCAATGAACCACGGCAAGGAACACCCCCCACGTATCCGGCAAAAGCTTTGAGAGATTCATTTCATCGATCGCAGCAGTTGACTGAAGAAATGTGGAAAAAATGGATTCGTGAATACGTTCCGTCAATTAGTGGACGGCCAAAATGGTTTGCTGAATCCAAAAATTTGCAAGTAGGCGATCTTGTATACGTCGTAGAAGGTAATAAACGAAAGTGTTGGGTCCGtggaatcgtcgaaaacccaaTAGTGTCGGGTGACGGGAGAGTTCGGCAAGCGTGGATTCGAACCAATAGCGGTCTCTGCAAGCGAGCAGCGACGAACCTGGCTGTCTTAGAGATAACTGATAGTGACACTGAACCGGAAGTGGCCTCCGGTACAGGATCACGGGCCGGGGCATGTTGTGAACGATACCACAGGGCATACAGTTCGCTCTCCGGGATCAGGCAAAACAATCACCAGCACACAGTTGGCTGCCCGGGATCAGGCGAAAAAATCACCAGCGCTGACGTTATCACCAGGGGCGCACCAGCCAGCAGAGCGACCGCGAGAACAATAGAGAAGGTGACGGTGCAAGATCAGAAGTGGTGA